Below is a window of Methanocorpusculum sp. DNA.
TTTATGGGGAAGATGGGGAGCCCTTTGTCGAACATGCCCGGCATAAAGTCGGGAAGGTCCGGTTCCGGGTGATCGGTCCCGGGAAAAACACAGCCCGCCGTGCAGAGTATTCCAAAACACAGGAGGGTAATGACGAGCGGAATGATGATTTTCATGCGATCACGGCTTTGGAGGCTCCGGGACCACCCGCACCACCGTAAAGTTCACGGTTTTTTCCGCGGTGTTGCCGAAAACATCGGTGACCACAAGGGTGATACTGGTATTACCCGGCGTTGTCGGATACTGATCGACGACCCATGGGTAGGGATCCAGCGGCGTGATTTTTTCATCACCGTAACTGTCTGACCGGACGAAGACGTCGGCGATCTCGTTTTGCGACGAGATGAACGCCCGAACGACTCCCCACGGCGGAACGACATCCCCATAGGAGGCTTCGCCGCCTTCGGCCGGGAAGAAGATGTTGATGGAGATAGTTTCGTCTCCTGCGGATACTGCGTAGCGCGGAGCGAGCCAAGCAAGAGTTTGTGAGAGGTTTTCGCCAAAGTCATACACGTACTTTGCAGGAATCATGACACGCTCCGGCGGTGTGTGCAAGATCAACGAAACATACTCATCATAATCCATCACGATAAGAATAACAGGATCGTCCAGTTTCAGCGTTTTCACCACAGATACAGAAGGGTCCCCCGGGTTCCCCGCCAGGGTCACATACTCTTGCGGGATGATCGATCCCGGAAAAGAGACGGTCATATAATTTTCATTTTTCATCTCATCGATCACCGACGCCGGTAGAATAAGCGTTTGCCCTGCATCCATTCCTTCATCACCAGTTGTTAAGAAAAAAACACAACATGCGGATAGAAGTATTGCGACAATTCCGAGTGACAGCAGGATTCGTAGTATGCCCTTCGTGCCGGAACTGTTTTTTACTGACCGAATCAAAAACACTGCCGTTAGAACTCCCATAACTGCCCATGTCAGATAAAGAAGGATCATGAGTACGGGTGAATAAAGAGGCGGATCGGAAAAGGGAGGGACATCACTGCCGCCTATAGATGCAGCTATCTCATAAACGACGAATACAAGTCCGGTAATGAGGAATCCAAGGGAGATCCGGCGTTCCCGAATACCTGCTTCGCGAATACCGAAGACGACAAATCCAAAGAACAGGGCCGCGATCGGAAGGATAGTGATGGGCATGAAATTATAATGCGTGACAATGTTCAGGGGTCTCACCGGATTTTCGGGGGTAGTCAGGATACAGAGAAGAATGAGAAGGGCCGCTCCGATATCAAAGAGAATAAATACTGCCCAGTTCGAGGGTTTTTCTTTTATCTGATAGCGTATCGATCCGATAATGGAGAGAAGAACTGCCATGCCCGATAACACGGCTGCGAGAACGAAGATCGCGATGAAAATGACAGGTGTAGTATCGGGGTTTGAGTTCAGACGATAAAGCCCTATAGGGAGGAGGAGAAGAACAGGGATGAGGTAGATAAGGGATATGAGGATGATGTTGGGATTTTTTGTGTAGGTATCGGTCAATTGTCTGCCTCTATTGTGATAAATGGTATGTGGGCATTGAGGTGCCTTAAATATATTGAGCGTAGTATCCAATTGTTCGCGGGGGAGGGATGAGGGAAAAGGTATTTTTCAGCTTAGAGACGTGGAAATACCGGGGAAAGCACAAGTGTTATAATAATAAAAAAGAGATATAGCCACAAATTGAATTTTTCGGAGGAAAGAACGAATGAATTTCGATAAAAATCTTTTAATGACCTATAAGAAATTAATACAGACAACGGAACTGGAAAGAAGTTATCAGGAGTTTCTCAGACTCTTTCGGTTTTTACGGGTTGAACTGGAAAAAGAGCTGGGAGATTATCGGTTTCAGGGGAATATCATAGAGAACGGTATGGATTATTCCTATTTTCAGTTTACCAATGACGCCTTGAAAAAGAAAGGATTGAAAATTGCGGTTACTTTTGTCCACAGAAATTTCCAATTCGAAGTATGGCTTTCCGGATTCAACCGAAAAATTCAGTGCAACTATTATGAACTGCTGAAAGATACTCGGCAGCCTTTTTCGCTGACTGAGGATCCTAAGAGGAGTGATTACATTTTGAGGATTCCATTGGATCAGAATCTGGATTTGTCCGATGGAAAGCGTGTGCTTTCTGAAATTAAGGATGCTTCATTACGGCTTTTGGGGTATATGGAGGGCGTTGAAGCGACGTAAACTCTGGTTTTGCCTGGCTGAGGTCGGCCACTTTCAGCGTCCAACCCGGGTCCGAAGATCAGAAATAATCTCCCATCCTTCCGGCCCTGTCCCCCCTTTTCATGTTTTCGTATTATTTTCGTGCTTTTCGTGTGATGATGAAACACACCCGAAGTTCCCCTCTCCCACATTCAAACAAGGATCATGAGCTGCGCATTATTCAGCGTAAACAACACACGGCATTCTCCCGTGTGATGAGAAAAGAAAGCATTTTGGCACAGACTTTTGACTGCAGCAATGCAGGGAATTGTTGCCTGACTATTTGGGTGGTGAGGTAAAAACGGCTGGAGAATATAATGAAACAAAGCGAAATAGTTTCAGGACATACAAATATACATACAGTAAAAATGGAGGAAATATATGTTTACGATCTATGTTTATATTCTTGATACTTTAGCCGACTGGGAACTGGGGCATGTTACTTCTGAGTTGCATTCCGGCCGGTTTTTCAAAAAAGGCGCGGAACATGTATCGCTGAAAACGGTTAGTTATTCAAAAGAGCCGGTCACTACAATGGGCGGGATGAAAATCATACCCGATTGCGTAATTGATGATATCGTTGTGAGTGATACAAGCGTGCTGCTGTTACCGGGCGCAAATACCTGGAACGACCAAAAGCACTGCGCTATTATCGAGAAAGCAGGCGAACTTCTCTCTATTGGCGCTATGGTGGGTGCTATTTGCGGAGCTACCGCGGCTCTTGCCAACTTCGGGCTCTTGGATACGCGTCCGCATACCAGTAATGGACCGGGATTTCTTGAGATGTTTTCCCCCGGGTATAAAGGGCAGAATTTCTATATAGACGAGCCGTCCGTAGCGGATAACAACCTTATTACTGCAGGTTCCACCGGGGGTTTGTTGTGGGCAAAACAGATCATTGAGCATTTAGGTGTTTTTGAGTCAAACACGCTGGAATCCTGGTATGCATATTTTAGTACCGGTAAGCCGGAACATTTCTTTGCCCTCATGCAAAGTTTGCAGTCCGGCAATGAAAACTGATCAACTTTTTTCAGAAACAGAACGAGGGTTTTTCATTCCCAGATTGGCTTTTCGATTCGATTTTTATTTTTTTGAGGGTAGGCTGAATGAGCAGGTAAAAAATACAAATAGGTATTCCAATACTCCCCCGTCTTGGAGTAATTTTTCAGATATGACGTAGTTAGACTACCTGATTAATGCAGGATCCAGTATTGAATATATCCACGATATTTTGCAAGGCGATCCTGTCTACCTCTCTATTACTGCTCACCGTGTTATATGCAGCATGCGGGGTGAGAATAAATTTATCGTCCGGCAAATTCATCAGACCAAAGGTATCTTCTGATGTATCAGCGGGTACCTTTCCGGAATAATAACAGTCAAAGGCAGCAGCATTAATCTTACTCGAAACTAAGGCGTCTCGTAAAGCAATTGGTGATACCAGCTCGGCCCTGGCGGTATTAATTAAAATTGTGTCCCGATTCATGAAATTAATACATTTTTCATCAATTATATATCGAGTCTCCGAAGTATAAGGGGTGTGCAGCGTAATTACATTCGATAAACGACATAATTCATGCAGTTCTACAAATTTTGCATCTAATTCCTGTTCAATATCAGACTCACGAGTTCTGCTGTAATAGAGTATTTTACACCCAAACCCGTAGTACATTTTCTTTGCAACCAACCTGCCTATACTTCCCATGCCAACAATACCTATCGTTTTACCAGACACATCCTGGGATACATACTTGTGCCATAAACCGGATTTCGTCTCTTTATTCATAATAAGTATTTTTTTCATGAGAGTCAGGATAAGGGTCACGGTGAATTCGGCAACTGCTAATGAATTGGCATGCGGAACATAGGTCACGGCGACATTATGTTTTTTTGCTGCAGTTATATCCACATAATATCTATATCCCACGCCATTAAACGATATTACTTTGAGGGTATTTTTCGCTGATGCGATAATTTTTTCAGTAACCATGTCTTCCCCGCCGGGAATATAAGCATCCACCCCCACTAATGCATCGATGATCTCATCTTCACTGAGTACTCCGGGAGAGAGGATCTCATAGCCCTGATTTTTCATTAACGTCATCATTTCGTCCGAAGGAGAGGGGCCGGTTATTAGTATTTTTTTCATTTCTGTTTTCGTGGATGCAATGGGAGGGCTGATCATATGTTTGTTTAGTATTGATTATTCTCTTTGATAAAATACTATCTGAATCTTTGATTCAAGAAGTATTTCGTAGCGAAATGCTCCTGATGAATATTTCTGCCCTTTGCATTTAACGGATTCTCATTATCCCCAACTCGTTGTATCCATCTATGTGTCTATCTATGTGTTTATCTATGTGTTTATCTATACATATTCGAAAAATGATGTCCCCCTCCAGACTACGTCCGGACGGAAGGAAAGACGTACTTACATACACACATAAATGTGATTTCTCTCTCTCTCTCTCTCTCTCTCTCTCGTCTGTACAAAACAAAGTATATACTATACTTATAAAAAAAAAGTGATTGATGAGCAGCTTTTCTTCCCGTATTTACTTACTTACGGACGGACTTTTCCCCCCTGTCTTTTTTTTCAACACGTATAGATATGTAGATACACATCTGTATAGGGGATTTTTCCAGACGAAATACTGATCCAATGGGCGGAAATTGAGAAGAGCGGCAGGAGAGGGGAGCATTGAGGGGCTTTTTCCGGGCTTTCGCCAAGAGAACGTGTGTGGAGAGATGCGGGTTTTTCCATTCGCAGATGGGGTTTTCGATTCGAGTTTGATGTGTTGAGGGGGGTGGGGGTGGGGGGGATTTTGGTGGGGTGAAGAGGTTTTTGGAGTTGAAATGGTGATTTTCGTGGTGTCGTAAAAATTACAATATAAAATTATATAAGTTACATCGGTCATGTTGAAATTAAAAAAAAAACTTCACATAGTTATATATGTAGATGAAGTGGTTATTTATTATTGAAAAAGTATCGAAATATGTGATGAACAGTTGAAAGATCCACTTCGAACAACCTCTTACCTATGTTATCAGATAAATGACTACAAATAATTGGATTTCAAATAATTCGAACCAGAAATTCTCTATTAAATTTGATTTTATCCCTGCATTATCTGATAAACACTCCATCAATATAAAGATCTATCGAACATCATTAAAAGGAATTGAAACAGTTATAAGAAGAGCAAATAAGCTCACAAATGGTCAACAAAATAATCTTAAGATAGATATTCTCGCAAACGATGAAGGCTCATTCATTTCTGAATTCACCATATATTTTGTTAATAATTTAATAGATTACCCCATAGAAATTCTCAATTTGTTGGGTTTTTCTGGAAATTTAATTGATGATGCGAGTAAACTTTCAGGTATTTTAGCTACCCCACTTTCACTATTGGCACTCTTTAAAAAAACAAAGGGTAAACAAATAATGAAGGAGGAGTATCACGGTCCTGATACTCTAATGTTAACCACAGAAGACGAGGAAAACTTGGTTGTTCATAAAGAAGTTGCAAAATATTATAAAGATCCGGAGATTCGTGAGGGAATAGAAGATACAACAACGTGCCTTGATGATCCTGATTTTGCTGACATACAATTTTATGATGGGAGCGAACATTATGAGCCTATAATTATAAATAAGGACGAACGTGGGTATTTTGTCTCTCCTGAATCTGATAAAATATTACGTGAGATAGAATCTTTTGATCATATAAAATTGGAAGTAATTCTTGCAGATTTTGAAGAGTCTTCAGATAAATGGAGATTCCGTGATGTAAAAACAAAAGTTGCTTTCGATGCAAAACTCGATGATCAAAAGTATATTAAAAAAGTTAATTTTGGGATTGCATCATTTAAAGCAGGCACGATTCTTGATGTTGATATGGACGTAGCTACCTACGAGTATATCCAGACTCACTCTCTCCGATACAAACGTGTCATAACTAAGGTACATGACATGAGTCTAGAAGAAAAAGACAATTTATCAAAGCCAGATCAGAGAGTGCTGACGCTGGACAACTTTTTCTGATGTTGAATTGCTTTTATTATCATCCAACACATTCTTGAGACTTTCCAACAGCCATTTTTCACAGAAGGTTACTTTCTATCTTAGAACATGTTGATAGTAATTCTCCGGTTTATTTTTGGCATTAATTATTGTTGATAAGTTATTATGTCATAAATATTAAAATATTGAATTTAATGTCATTAGCTAGATGTATTAGACGATATTGCCTAAAAAATTCTCCAAATAATATATGTGTAAAACATCACGCGATTATTATTGCAATATCAACACGCAGATTGACTCATAAAATTTATAAATATTTGCCATATTCAGGAGGAGTTGAGAATTTGGTGAAAGTATTCTTAGATAAAAATATTCCATTTAAAGTATATGAATGTTTAAACAAATTGGACTTAGAAAAAATAATTATTGATGATAATGCTACCGTATTGTGGATTTTTGGCCATGGACAAAAGAACGGTGTAAATCTTCAAAAAGAATTCTGTGAATATTCTTATTTTGACACTAATGTATATCGCAAACACCATAAAAAAGAAATTAATCAATTTCATTGCAACAAAGAGATAGGAAAATCATTAACAGAAATATTAGCAGATGGAAATGGGATTGATTGGGGATATAAATATTGTTGGTTTAGTGCTAAACAAGATAAAAAAGGTTTGAGATATTGTAAAGAGAATGAAAAGGACATAAACGAATTGATTGAGAAAAATGATTATTCAATATTATAATGGGACTTATGCGGCGTAATCTCAACCGAGAAAACAGATATACATATGAGATGTACTTTGATTTGATGTACGACATTCTTTATTCATTTCAAAGAGTCTAGTTCAACCAGAATAAAGAGAGTGAAACACAAGTCAAACCATCGTGAACAAAAAAAATATCCGTTCTCTTTGATCTCCCAAGACATATCACACACTGGTTATGAAGATATCTCCACCGCGGGACGCTCCGCGCCGAAGTCGCGTCCCCGCACCCCAATTCAAAAAAAGGAATACCATATAAGATGAGAAAAACCCGCACGCGGGTTTTTCCCCAGCATTTTTCCAGACGGCGTGCGATTCCTGCGCAGGCGATAAGCCGGAGCAGAGCACGACGACGCAAGAAAAATGCGATTCGCGAAAATTCGCGGAGATTCGCGGTTCTTTTATTTATTGAGCCACACCTAACACTACACGAAAGCGAAGTACACTCCATAAAACAATAACTCCAAAATCCATCCAAAAATATCATCATGAATCTTCTTATAGCACCCCTCTAAAAATTGCCCGATATAATATTTATGCGCGGTTCATTTCATCCCGCATATCTGTTACATCCAAAAAATCGACTTGAAATATTCATATTCTGCTGTTTTGTAATGAAATTCTATTTATATTCTAATATTTCGCCCCACCAAAAACTATTCAAAAAAAGTAACAGACACAATAAATATCATTTCATTTAAATCTAACGAAATTCGACGTATAAATATTATGTTAAATGAAACAAACAAATTCTTTGAAATAACAAAAAACAACGTATTAAATGATCAAATAATAACGATAAATCCCGGAGATATTAGATTGATATTCCCAGATGTAAGTCTCGAACCAATCAGCAATATTCACATACCCATATGGATAATAGTTTGTGCCATTGTCATTGGGATACTACTTCTATTGTTCGCCAGAACAAAATAGGATCAGGGTCACACTGAATCTTAGTTATAAGACGGTTCCCCATTTTGAATATACTACTTTATCCCCCTTCACCCCAAATAGTACCCACACCAATGACCGGCGGAGAAGAAGTATTCAAATATAAACAGTGCCTCATCCTCCGAAGCGACCTAAAACTCAGCTGCGGAAAAATGTGTGCCCAGGCAGCCCATGCCTCCATCGGCGCCTACGAAAAAGCCTCACTTGCCGACAAAAAAGAATGGCTAAGGGAAGGCCAGAAAAAAGTCGCCCTCAAAGCGGCAAGCGAACGTGCCCTCTACGAACTCAAATTCGCTGCAGAAATGGCAGGCGTCCCTGCCTCCCTCATCATCGACGCCGGCTACACCGAGATCCCCCCCGGAACCATCACGGCGCTCGGCATCGGACCCGCAAAAGCCGAACTCATCAATAAAATAACCGGACACCTCCCCCTCCTCTGACATGAAACCATCCACCCACCCCCTCGAAATCGACCTCGGCATGCGGTACTATGCCGCCAGCCGGCCGGGCATCGGCGGACGCCTCCGGACCACCCCCGAAGACTTCGTCGTCGAAGAACTCCCCATCACCTTCACCAACACCGGGCCCTACACCATCTGCAAACTCACCAAACGCTCCTGGGAACACCAGCACGCCATGCACGAAATAACCAACCGTCTCCGGATAAGCCAGAAACGCATCGGATGGGCAGGCACCAAAGACAAAAACGCCGTCACCACCCAGTACATCTCCCTCTACAACGTCCCGGGAGAAGTCCTCGCCAACCTCAACATCAAAGACATGACCCTCGAACCCGTCGCCACCCATCAGTTCTCCCTCGGCCTCGGGCAGCTCCTGGGCAATACCTTCAAAATCACGCTCCGGGACTGCGAACCGGAAAATCTCGCTGAGATCACCTCCGCCATCGCAGGCGAGATCGCGACCGGGATCCCCAACTACTACGGACTCCAGAGATTCGGCGCCCTCAAACCCGTCACCCACAAAATGGGATACCACATCCTTCGAAACGAGTTCAAAGAAGCGGTCGACCTCTACGTCGGAGGCTGCTTCCCGCACGAATCCGAACAGGTCCAAAACGCCCGAAGAGCATTCGCCGAAACCGGCGACGCAAAAACCGCTCTGTATGAACTGCCGTACTGGCTCTCTTATGAGAGGATCATGCTCGACTCTCTCGCCAAAAACCCCGGCGACTACGGAGCGGCCCTTCAGGCAATGCCCCCAAAACTCCTCTCCATGTTCGTCTCGGCATACCAGTCCTGGCTCTTCAACATCGCCCTTTCCAAGAGATGCGAAGACGGAACGCCGCTCAACGATCCGAGAATCGGCGAACATCTCGAGTTCATGAACGACCGGATCGACACGGTCACCGAGAAAAATATCGTGACTGCCCGCCAGCACATGAAACGCGGAAGATGTTTCGTTGTCGGCTGGATGCCTGGAAAGACCCTCCCCGTCGCTCCGGGTCCTCTCGAAGAGACCATGACTGCCCAGATGGAAAAGGACGGCATCTCCATGCAGAGTTTTGCCGCCGCCGCCGAGTTTGTAAAAACCAACTTCGACGGAGCCCACAGGAGAATATCTCTTGCGACCGAAGTACAGACCGCGGTCTTTGAAAACAATGTGGAGCTGACCTTCGTTCTGCCGCCCGGACATTACGCCACGACGGTCGCGAGAGAGTTCATGCAGGCAGCTCCCGAAAAAATGGTCTAACGGCCAATTCCTTTTTTTAAACAACCGGATTTCAAAAATCCGGGTCCGCGATACATATAAGGTGCCTGCAGGCAACTCTACACTTATGAGGAAACGTGTACTTCTCCTAGCCGTTATCCTGATTTTTGCCGTAATTTCGACAGCAGGATGCACACATCAGGCCATACATCTCGACACGGACAAAAAACCTTACTCATCGAATACGCCGGAGATCGGCGGGGTCTTCAACATGTACGCCTACGATGACTTCGTCATGTGGGAGTACATCATTGAGACGGAAGATAAAGTAATCTACGGAATCAATTTTAGCGAAGGAGTCATCCCGGAGAAGGACTGGAAAGCGAAGAGCGAAGAGGCACTCGCTGCTGTCAAAGAATATCACGCGGCCAAGTACGCGGACGCATTCGAGATGAAAGAGGTGACGATCCTCGGGCAGTATGAAGACGGCCTGCATAAGGGTAAGGCCTATTGGACCTATTTATCGCCCGATGAGCTGGCATTCTCGAGGTTAGAAACAGGGACGGTTTAAAATTTATCGTGCCAGTAGCCGGTGACCCGGCCGTTCAACGCGAGCTTTCCAAGCTGCTTATCGATCTCCGGGAGAATGTCCCGGGGGGTGGAACCCTCGAGCGGCGTTCCCGGAAGGGGAGTCAGGTAATGCACATGGGCCGTTCCGTATCTGGTCACGTCAGAAACGAGTGAGAGGGTCGCCTCCTCATCCTCGTCTGATGCAAACGGAAAGCCGAAGATCACATCGACCACCGGGGTCTGCCCGACTTTTTTACAGATATCGAGTGCCGAATAGACATCGGCGACCGTATGCCCCCTGCCCATTTTCGAGAGAACGGCGTCCGAACCGGACTGCGCCCCGAAATGGAGCTTCGTATTGGAACAGAACTCTGTGACGAGTTCGGCGGTCTCCTGAATAACGAACTCCGGCCTGACCTCGGACGGGAATGTCCCGAAGTAGATGTTGTTCTTCGGCATCGAAGATAAAAGCCGGCGGAGTTTTTCCACATCGGGAACGCGGCCGTCCGCCGAACCGTAGGCGAACGCGTTTGGCGTGACGAATCTCGCATCCTGATACTTTTCCGCCATGGAAACTATCGCTTCCCTTGAACGGTGACGCATTCGTCTTCCATGCAGACATGGCGTTTGACAGTAGGCACAGGAGAACGGGCAGCCGCGGGAAAGTTCGATATAGCCCTTCATTCGCGAAAACGAGGGAAATGCATCCAGCCTGACCGAATGATCGATCGGAACGAAAACGGAGCCACGGGAGGCGACTCCCGGGATCTTCGCATCCTCTCCCTCTCCCGCATCTAAAGCGGCGAGAAGACGCGGGAGGGTCCGCTCGCCTTCACCGACCACGACATAGTCAGCGATAAGAGAGACCTCTTCCGGACATGCCGAGGGGTGCGGGCCGCCGACTATCGTGATCTGCTCTGCAGATTCTATCTCATCAACGTATTTTGGATAGTCAAGACTATTCAGACTATAACATATCACATCCCCGCCGTCCGAGGGGGAATCAACCGGCTCAAGGATATACCCGTATTTTTCACAGGCGGCATACAGAGCAGCATAGGAGTTTCGTGCCGCAGCGATGAAACGCCAGGTTATCCGCATTATGCGAAAGAGACCGTACCGCGGGTTCCGTCAACGGTGACGACCCCGTCAGCTGGAAGATCGCCATTTAGGCGGTCGACGGTCGGGATCTCTGAGATGATCGCCCCGGTCGCGATGATCGTTTCGCATTCGGTGTTGATGATCGCGGCAGGAGCGACATGGTTTTTCGCGAGGGAATATAAGACATAGGAGCCGACGGTCGAGCCTTTTCCGTACGGGAATACCAGGACTTTTCCGGCGATCGACTTACCGAAGAGGGGGTGGGTTTCATCGATGACGATACCGGTTTTCGGATCGACACCTCCTAGGAAGGATATTGGTGTATCGGTTATGAGAAGTGGACCGGTCCCTGTCCCTTTTGCAATGCTTCGTCCCTGTATTATCATTGGTTAATAATATGAGAGGGGACATTTTATAGTTTTACTAAGCCAATATCCTATCACACGATGACAGCATTTCTGAATGGTTTACTGAATGAGCAGCCGGTTTCCCTGACGGTGAACGGACGTGGGCTCGCGACCGTGATGATGCTGAGAGATATGACCGAGGAGTTTGCCGTCGGCTATCTGACGACGGAGGGGATCGTGCCGTATGCGGATATCGAGTCGGTGATGCAGAATG
It encodes the following:
- a CDS encoding type 1 glutamine amidotransferase family protein, encoding MFTIYVYILDTLADWELGHVTSELHSGRFFKKGAEHVSLKTVSYSKEPVTTMGGMKIIPDCVIDDIVVSDTSVLLLPGANTWNDQKHCAIIEKAGELLSIGAMVGAICGATAALANFGLLDTRPHTSNGPGFLEMFSPGYKGQNFYIDEPSVADNNLITAGSTGGLLWAKQIIEHLGVFESNTLESWYAYFSTGKPEHFFALMQSLQSGNEN
- a CDS encoding D-isomer specific 2-hydroxyacid dehydrogenase family protein; the encoded protein is MKKILITGPSPSDEMMTLMKNQGYEILSPGVLSEDEIIDALVGVDAYIPGGEDMVTEKIIASAKNTLKVISFNGVGYRYYVDITAAKKHNVAVTYVPHANSLAVAEFTVTLILTLMKKILIMNKETKSGLWHKYVSQDVSGKTIGIVGMGSIGRLVAKKMYYGFGCKILYYSRTRESDIEQELDAKFVELHELCRLSNVITLHTPYTSETRYIIDEKCINFMNRDTILINTARAELVSPIALRDALVSSKINAAAFDCYYSGKVPADTSEDTFGLMNLPDDKFILTPHAAYNTVSSNREVDRIALQNIVDIFNTGSCINQVV
- the pth2 gene encoding peptidyl-tRNA hydrolase Pth2, whose protein sequence is MTGGEEVFKYKQCLILRSDLKLSCGKMCAQAAHASIGAYEKASLADKKEWLREGQKKVALKAASERALYELKFAAEMAGVPASLIIDAGYTEIPPGTITALGIGPAKAELINKITGHLPLL
- the truD gene encoding tRNA pseudouridine(13) synthase TruD — translated: MKPSTHPLEIDLGMRYYAASRPGIGGRLRTTPEDFVVEELPITFTNTGPYTICKLTKRSWEHQHAMHEITNRLRISQKRIGWAGTKDKNAVTTQYISLYNVPGEVLANLNIKDMTLEPVATHQFSLGLGQLLGNTFKITLRDCEPENLAEITSAIAGEIATGIPNYYGLQRFGALKPVTHKMGYHILRNEFKEAVDLYVGGCFPHESEQVQNARRAFAETGDAKTALYELPYWLSYERIMLDSLAKNPGDYGAALQAMPPKLLSMFVSAYQSWLFNIALSKRCEDGTPLNDPRIGEHLEFMNDRIDTVTEKNIVTARQHMKRGRCFVVGWMPGKTLPVAPGPLEETMTAQMEKDGISMQSFAAAAEFVKTNFDGAHRRISLATEVQTAVFENNVELTFVLPPGHYATTVAREFMQAAPEKMV
- a CDS encoding TIGR04013 family B12-binding domain/radical SAM domain-containing protein; protein product: MRITWRFIAAARNSYAALYAACEKYGYILEPVDSPSDGGDVICYSLNSLDYPKYVDEIESAEQITIVGGPHPSACPEEVSLIADYVVVGEGERTLPRLLAALDAGEGEDAKIPGVASRGSVFVPIDHSVRLDAFPSFSRMKGYIELSRGCPFSCAYCQTPCLHGRRMRHRSREAIVSMAEKYQDARFVTPNAFAYGSADGRVPDVEKLRRLLSSMPKNNIYFGTFPSEVRPEFVIQETAELVTEFCSNTKLHFGAQSGSDAVLSKMGRGHTVADVYSALDICKKVGQTPVVDVIFGFPFASDEDEEATLSLVSDVTRYGTAHVHYLTPLPGTPLEGSTPRDILPEIDKQLGKLALNGRVTGYWHDKF
- a CDS encoding DUF126 domain-containing protein, coding for MIIQGRSIAKGTGTGPLLITDTPISFLGGVDPKTGIVIDETHPLFGKSIAGKVLVFPYGKGSTVGSYVLYSLAKNHVAPAAIINTECETIIATGAIISEIPTVDRLNGDLPADGVVTVDGTRGTVSFA